The stretch of DNA CCCAGCAAATGAAACCACCGTCACACGTACATCACAACCGCACTCCTATTCTCCGAACACTAAAACAAAGTATGATCTTAAAGCTGTCTTCTTCTACCcgaataaaagaagaagagggatgaGGAGAGTTGGATATTTGTCCTTCAACATTAACGGCTTGAATCTTGTTCCAGGTCAAGTGGTGGCTGCCGCTTGCTAAGTACATTGTCCCGTTTGTCTCGCTTATACTTTTACTCTATTTTGCTCTTTCCCACAGTAGGCGCTCATGTGAAACTGGTTCTCATTGATGGCAAGCAGATTCTTCTCGTATCTTTCTCTGAACCTGGGTATTACGGTCACAAAAACTGTGGAGCCATTCCAATTCCTATTGACTGCGGAGTTGGGAGGTTCACGACGCCCACAAGCCTTCCATGGTCCATCTGCTGCCAATTCCTATTGACTGCGGAGACGGAGGTTTACGACGCCCACATGATTTCCATGGTCCATCCGCTGCGTGTGCAGTGAACATAGTTCCACCACCGTCATGGGTAAGCTATGTATTACTTTGGAGGGACGAAAGGTTTCGTCGGGCTTGTTcacatcatcgtcgtcgtcatcgtgATCATGCTTACCGTGGGATTAGAGGGAGCGGGGCCCGCCTCTCACCTCCCGACCCGTTCTTTGTCGTTTCCGCAGAGGCCCCGGTTCGGAAACGACAAAATGTCCGACACACGCGGGGCCCGGCTCTGTTCCACCCTGCTCTCGACGCGTGGCGCTACTACGCGTCCTCTTTTTAGACttgaaacaaaataaaaagaacaaaattaGACAAaagcaataaataataataataacaacaacaatactgTTATTATTAAACCACGGCGCACGTTAGCGAGACCGGCGCACGGGAGGAGGACGCTGACGGATCGGCGGACGCGCGGCGTGGGGAGGTCGGTTGTCGCCGTCCCCGGCCGCTGACCCCGCCGCGGGATCCACCACGCCCCGTCGCCTCAGATGAATCGCCGATTCCCCCTCGCCCAACCGATCGCCCCCCGTTCCCGCGCTGCTTCTTCGTAATAACTCTTTTACCCTTCACCGCTCCCTCACCATTTAAAATGGATTTGAACTCAGTAAATCTAATaggagaaaaggaaaagaaaattagaaTCATTGAGCACCaaaagcaatatatatatatatatatgtcagtgTTTACTTTGTGACAGAGACGACAAGGAGCAGCTGTCGTAAAAATAGATAGATGGATGGAGGAATAAGACATAATATACCACTTTATCTAACTAAGCACGGCTTCACCTGCTTGTCTTTGCACGGCAAGCTGTCTTTAGCTGCCCCCATGACATGCGCAGTTCATGGTACATACACATCTGAAAAGAAGAGTCCCTTCACGTCAAATGCAGTGCTATATGTGGTTTTGCCATCTTGATCATGCCACGTAGCTGAGAATCTTCGAACAAAAAGCCATGAAACAAGCTGAGCATGCAGTTGGCATCACATAGCAGTCTCCAAATTTGACATGCCAGTTTAACTCcagccaatatatatatatatatatatatatataattgataaatTGATGCattgtggctgatgagtcagtacGGCTTAGTCCACGggacgatgtcgggagtcttcgatcGATTGAGTTAGATGTCGGAGTCGGTTGAGCCCGTGTGTTGGCACCGCAATATCGATGTCTCTTCGTCGAGATGTTGATTGGTGCATCAAGAGAAAGGATGCCTCTATCGATCGGGATGGTCTCGCCTCGAACGTTACCATTTTCCTGCACAGAAGCCCCATCGAGTTGTTACCGACTGTGACCCCTCGACAAGTAAGTCAATGTAGGGTTCTGCTTTCTGCCTTCATTTTTTCTCCCCCTTAATTATATGCCGGTcaggggtttttatactactACTATACGAGGGTCGATCGTACGCGGGTTTGGTGTGACGATcgatcctcgagggatgagatggtacctttgtgcggccACCGTCTCAGGACGTGCGGAACGACACCGTGTGAAGGTGCTTCTCTTGCTGACTTGATTGTGACGTGGTGTAATATCAATTGTAACGTGACCTAGATCCGAAAAATACCTTATCACATATACCGCAAGATCAGtaccagtagcagcagcagcaacagcgatAGCAGTAGTAGGATGTCAATCGGTCTTTGCCCTTCCCGTGGAGGAAAGGATCAGAGAAGACATACATAGAAATCGGCAATGGTAGTGCTGTAAATAGAGGGCGACGACAAGAGCTATCCAGGAAAGGAACAGCGGGGTCCGCGAGTCGTCCGGATCGGCGAGGAATTGGTGACGGGGTCGCGTCAAGAATACCATCGTCGGACCGGAAGATCGGCGGGTAGCGTCTTTGACACGCGTCGACAAAGTAGCCTCTCTTTTAAGTTTTAGCGTCAAGTTGCACAAACACCTGAtcctccccttctctctctctctctctctctctctccctctctctctcacccACCACTACTACTACAGTATCCACAACAGTGACATCACCCTAATTAAAACCTCAAAAAGGGGCAAAAATTAAACGAATAAATATTTCTCGAAATTATTTTTTTCGTTTCACAATCATTTAATttgctctctctctttcctttgcTTTTTACTCGAAAGAGAGATCGGCTCTGTATGATGGTGATATAAGAGATCCGACCGAGCAGGGGAAATATCCAGTGTGAGCAGCCTCTCTTTCCTCCGGTCGCCTACGAGTGCGGGCGAGGAGGGAGTCACTGTGGATCGAGGATAAGGAGCGGAAAGACTGCATCTTGGGGTGGAATCTGTGTCGAATAAATTCTTGAAATCTTTTTTGTTCAAGTTTTTGGGGGTGAAATTTCGTGCTTTTTCTGAGGGTTGGCATTGTTTTGGTTGGAAACGATGGAGTTGAGGTCATCGTGTGGTGGGTTTTGTAGGGCTTGAGTTGAAGGTAATTGAGCTTGCAAGTGGTGttgtattttccttttttcttctggTTGGATTCTCTGAGAGATTTCGGTGGAGTGCAGAAAGGTTGGACTTTTGGGATTTTGCGCCTGCTTTTGATCGTCTATGAGACGAAAAGTTTGGGGATAAGGACAAGAAATTTCACGGGTTCTCCATTTGGTGCCGGTCGTTTCTCTTCTTGCTTCACCAGTTGCCTCAGTTCTGTTCGGAGCGAAGGTAAGCGAATTTGAGGTTTTCTGCTTCGTTTCAGAATTATTATGCGAAGTGGTCTGGATCTTTTTGATTCATGGCGTATTCTTCTCCGTTTTGATTCCTTGTCGCAGGAACGTGTCTTGTGCTATAAAGGATATGAAGAATTGGCTCGTGCGGAAGGTGAGGAGTGTCATGGTAACGTATGCTGTTCTTCATAGCTACCTTTTTAGGTGACGAAGATGGTCTCTTTATCAATTATACCACCACGAATTTGTCTCTGTTCGCAGAATTCTTCCAAGGCCAGTTAGAGTTGCTCTTATCCGACGAATCCACGAGAGAACCATCAATGAAGGACAACGATAAGTGCCTGGACTCCCAGCTCTGGCATGCTTGCGCTGGCGGGATGGTTCAGATGCCGGCCGTGAACTCCAGGGTCTACTACTTCCCCCAGGGTCACGCGGAGCACGCCCAAGGATTTGTGGACTTTGGGAATTCACGGTGGATACCGCCGTTCATACTCTCCCGAGTCACGGCAGTCAAGTTCATGGCTGACCGGGAGACAGACGAAGTCTTTGCCAAGATCCAGATGGCCCCTATCAGGGGCAGCGAGCTCGACTATGCTGAAGATGATGGGCTGGACCTCGGTATGAATGGAATTGATGTGTGCGGAAAGCCTGCTTCTTTTGCCAAGACATTGACCCAATCGGATGCCAACAATGGTGGTGGATTCTCGGTCCCTCGCTACTGCGCTGAGACCATCTTCCCGAGGTTGGACTACTCGGCAGATCCTCCGGTACAGACCGTGATCGCAAAGGATGTACATGGCGAGGTGTGGAAGTTTAGGCACATATACAGGGGGACACCTCGTCGGCACCTTCTCACCACCGGATGGAGCACCTTTGTGAACCAGAAGAAACTTGTGGCAGGGGATTCCATTGTGTTCCTCAGAGCAGAGAACGGGGAACTCTGTGTTGGTATCCGACGTGCCAAAAAAGGTGGGGCTGGTGATGGCCCAGATTGCTGGCCAGGATGGAATCCCCCAGGCAGTAATGGTGCTTCTGGATATGGTGGCTTATCTGTCTTCGTGAGGGAAGAAGATGGCAAATTGATGAGAGGTAAtggtgatgattttgattccagCAGGGGTATAAGAGGAAGGAGCCAAATGAGAATAGATTCTGTCATTGAGGCGGTAAAACTTGCAGCAAATGGGAAGCCTTTCGAGGTTGTGTACTACCCGAGAGCCAGTACGCCAGAGTTTTGTGTAAAGGCTGCAGCAGTGAAAGCAGCGATAAGGATCCAGTGGTATCCGGGGATGAGATTTAAAATGGCTTTCGAAACTGAGGATTCATCAAGGATTAGTTGGTTCATGGGGACTATATCTTCGGTTCAGGTTGCAGATCCCATAAGATGGCCTAATTCACCATGGAGACTTCTCGAGGTATCCTCTTTATGCGGCATATGCAAGTTGTTTATCCTTTCCCTTTTTTGTACACTTTGGTGATCAAAATGTGCTTTAGCTCTTTCTGattgaaatcatttttcttaaacaaTGTTGGTGGTTATCAGAAGCCAACTTTAAGTATGAGAAATGCGCtttagttcttttcttttttcagatTCACATTTCATTTCACTTTAATTgggttaaaaaatttaatgtagaGAGGAAATGTTTTTTTTCTGATGAAGATGTCATGAAAAAGAAAATGCTTGAGGGATATTCTGAGAGGAAGTTTTATGATGCAGTTGCTTTAAACATCTTGGTGTTCTCATGAACAAGTATAAACTCTTTTTCCCCCTTATATATGGTGATCACTTGATgtccttgaacttgttaatattcTCCaccatttttattatatattaattttttaatatacaaTCAGCGTAAAACTATATTTGATCTCATGAACATGGATCTTAAGTTAttgtattaatattttattcaGACAGTTAACTGTGATACAAAATTGTTATTCTTTcttaataatacaaaaaaaaagattttttggtTGTTAAAATAAGTGTGTGATCTTCTTTTCTTTGGCAATCCATAATTCATAATTCTGAAAGTTGTACTAGTTTGGCTAGCTGCATTGGAATATATTGCTACCAGAAAAATGCAATTTTTAAAACAACTAAGATGATGCCTATGATTGTTTCACGTTGACATGTTTGAGTATTCAATTGGAGATAAGtgctttgtaaaaaaaaattcttcctggCAGAGAAAATTACAGTATCTCGTGAATAGATCGGTTCCTAAAATCCTCAAATTTTAGGGCTTCCTAAAATCCTCATCATCTAGGGCTTCCTAAAATCCTCAAATTGTGCTTGACTTCtgtcaaaaaagaaagaaaacaatgcTTTTTTGAATACACATACTGCATGTGGTTTTTTTGCTTGGTAATCTAATGACTTTGATTTCATTGTATTCCCTTTCTACCTGTGAGTATATTTGTCTTTCAATTTGAGAATGCTAATCACCCTTGAAATGATGTTGCAGGTGACGTGGGATGAACCAGACCTGTTACAGAATGTGAAGCGTGTGAGTCCATGGCTGGTTGAACTGGTTTCAAATTTGCCAGCCATTCATCTTGCACATCTCTCACCACCCAGGAAAAAGCCACGGATTCTCCAACACCCTGATTTTCCCTTTGAAGGTCAATGTCCAATGCCAATGGTCGTAGGAAACCCCATCATCACCAGGGACAGCCCCTTCTGCTGTTTTTCTGACAACACTCCTGAAAGCATACAGGGAACCAGGCATGCACAATTTGGTCTATCTTTATCAGATGTCCAACTTAACAAACTGCAGACGGATCTGTTCCACACTGGGTTTCATCGGCTTGATCATGCTACTCTGCCCTCGAGG from Musa acuminata AAA Group cultivar baxijiao chromosome BXJ2-11, Cavendish_Baxijiao_AAA, whole genome shotgun sequence encodes:
- the LOC135584842 gene encoding auxin response factor 18-like; this translates as MKDNDKCLDSQLWHACAGGMVQMPAVNSRVYYFPQGHAEHAQGFVDFGNSRWIPPFILSRVTAVKFMADRETDEVFAKIQMAPIRGSELDYAEDDGLDLGMNGIDVCGKPASFAKTLTQSDANNGGGFSVPRYCAETIFPRLDYSADPPVQTVIAKDVHGEVWKFRHIYRGTPRRHLLTTGWSTFVNQKKLVAGDSIVFLRAENGELCVGIRRAKKGGAGDGPDCWPGWNPPGSNGASGYGGLSVFVREEDGKLMRGNGDDFDSSRGIRGRSQMRIDSVIEAVKLAANGKPFEVVYYPRASTPEFCVKAAAVKAAIRIQWYPGMRFKMAFETEDSSRISWFMGTISSVQVADPIRWPNSPWRLLEVTWDEPDLLQNVKRVSPWLVELVSNLPAIHLAHLSPPRKKPRILQHPDFPFEGQCPMPMVVGNPIITRDSPFCCFSDNTPESIQGTRHAQFGLSLSDVQLNKLQTDLFHTGFHRLDHATLPSRISTGVTAGNPTIRDKVSCLLTISHPSQSLKKSCDGKPPQLVLFGQPILTEEQVSLNKSENTTSHCATGNSLSDENLEKTVSMSDGSGSAINLKGSLEAFPSQKDHLASEFGHWTGQCKVFMESEDVGRTLDLSVLGSYEELYGRLADMFGTEKSEMVSHVLYKNAAGAVKHTGEEPFSDFMKSARRLTILTDTGSDNIAS